A portion of the Streptomyces platensis genome contains these proteins:
- a CDS encoding class I SAM-dependent methyltransferase, with amino-acid sequence MSLFGGGFINFGYWQDIDLGRPLTEDDRISSQQAMYRHVLAALAPVEGPRVLEVGSGLGVGCAVALEEYGFAHVTGMDIHPQQLKRAEQTNADLLARRPEQLRFAHGAAESMPFAEGEFDCLYSVEAAQHFRDLDAFAQEAARVLRPGGRAVIASFFVPDADLAGPERLAELLDTYSTGLDVAHTIPQLTGSLERAGLTGVRATAIGASVWPGWDRWLARMWEPGTWPRNFLRAYREGTLDYFTVTAQRPMP; translated from the coding sequence ATGTCCCTGTTCGGTGGGGGGTTCATCAACTTCGGCTACTGGCAGGACATCGACCTCGGCCGGCCGCTGACCGAAGACGACCGGATCAGCAGCCAACAGGCCATGTACCGCCACGTGCTCGCCGCCTTGGCGCCCGTAGAGGGGCCGCGGGTCCTGGAGGTCGGATCCGGTCTGGGGGTCGGCTGCGCCGTTGCGCTCGAGGAGTACGGCTTCGCGCACGTCACCGGCATGGACATCCATCCGCAGCAGCTCAAGCGGGCTGAACAAACCAACGCCGATCTGTTGGCCCGCCGCCCCGAACAGCTGCGCTTCGCACACGGAGCAGCCGAAAGCATGCCGTTCGCGGAGGGAGAGTTCGACTGCCTGTACAGCGTGGAAGCCGCCCAGCACTTCCGTGACCTCGACGCGTTCGCCCAGGAGGCCGCACGCGTGCTGCGGCCCGGCGGCCGCGCCGTCATCGCCAGCTTCTTCGTCCCCGACGCCGACCTGGCCGGACCCGAGCGGCTGGCCGAACTGCTCGACACCTACAGCACCGGCCTGGACGTCGCACACACCATCCCGCAGCTCACCGGCAGCCTCGAACGGGCCGGTCTGACCGGGGTCCGCGCCACCGCGATCGGGGCGTCGGTATGGCCGGGCTGGGACCGCTGGCTGGCTCGCATGTGGGAGCCCGGCACCTGGCCTCGCAACTTCCTGCGGGCCTACCGTGAAGGCACCCTCGACTACTTCACGGTCACCGCACAACGACCCATGCCATGA
- a CDS encoding FG-GAP-like repeat-containing protein — MQEDFNGDGYRDLAVGAPGAANGAVEEAGAVVVLYGSAASVSPARRAVITQDSRGVPGEPEAFDGFGASVASADIDRDGYADLLIGAPHEAVDGKDARGSVTVVWGGPSGLTGGATINPVAQFGRNQTLCGFGMGLATGDMNGDGSPEVTVASRCEAASYSGPFSRTGQAASQYREWRFGARGAVMGDVNGDGRAERFWLPGPTGGDHRGPVLLDRGPVDSSDPIKNSPLKLPSADGHTGRIGDVNGDGYGDLITGIADDGTVDGERGAHKGGEINVLYGSAHGITVDQQPRIFHQGTPGIPGAAEVADRFGQSLSTGDINADGYDDVLVGVPGEAIGDRAFAGGAVVLYGSAAGLTTDKSTAYSQDTPGISGNAETDDGFGSAVHLVDLNKDGKAESVVGIPSENNDGCIWIARGTPTGPATNGSSSLCGTATGLTLRGPHGLFGAALPGAQVTF, encoded by the coding sequence GTGCAGGAAGACTTCAATGGCGACGGATACCGCGATCTGGCCGTGGGGGCACCGGGTGCGGCCAACGGCGCGGTGGAAGAGGCCGGCGCCGTGGTGGTGCTGTACGGGTCCGCCGCCTCGGTGAGCCCCGCCCGCCGCGCCGTGATCACTCAGGACAGCCGGGGGGTACCGGGTGAGCCGGAAGCGTTCGACGGTTTCGGCGCGTCGGTGGCGAGTGCGGACATCGACCGCGACGGCTATGCGGACCTGCTGATCGGTGCGCCCCACGAGGCCGTGGACGGCAAAGACGCCCGCGGTTCGGTGACCGTGGTGTGGGGTGGGCCATCCGGGCTGACGGGTGGCGCGACGATCAACCCGGTCGCACAGTTCGGCCGGAACCAGACCCTCTGCGGCTTCGGAATGGGCCTGGCCACGGGAGACATGAACGGTGACGGATCCCCGGAAGTGACCGTCGCATCGCGCTGCGAAGCCGCCTCCTACTCAGGGCCCTTCAGCCGTACCGGCCAGGCCGCCTCGCAGTACCGCGAATGGCGCTTCGGCGCACGCGGGGCGGTCATGGGCGATGTCAATGGCGATGGCCGGGCGGAGCGGTTCTGGCTGCCCGGACCGACGGGCGGCGACCACCGCGGCCCAGTCCTCCTCGACCGCGGCCCGGTGGACTCCTCCGACCCCATCAAGAATTCGCCGCTCAAGCTGCCCTCTGCCGACGGTCACACCGGCCGGATCGGGGATGTCAACGGCGATGGCTACGGCGACTTGATCACCGGCATCGCGGATGACGGAACCGTCGACGGGGAGCGCGGCGCCCACAAGGGAGGCGAGATCAACGTCCTTTACGGCAGCGCCCACGGCATCACCGTCGATCAGCAACCCCGCATCTTCCACCAGGGCACCCCCGGCATCCCCGGCGCCGCGGAAGTCGCTGACCGCTTCGGGCAGTCACTGAGCACCGGCGACATCAATGCCGATGGTTATGACGACGTTCTGGTCGGCGTGCCCGGCGAGGCCATCGGCGACCGCGCCTTCGCCGGCGGCGCCGTCGTCCTGTACGGCTCCGCTGCCGGCCTGACCACAGACAAGTCCACCGCCTACTCCCAAGACACCCCCGGCATCTCCGGAAATGCCGAAACGGACGACGGATTCGGCAGCGCCGTTCACCTCGTCGACCTCAACAAGGACGGCAAGGCGGAATCAGTCGTGGGCATTCCCAGCGAAAACAACGACGGCTGCATCTGGATCGCCCGCGGCACCCCAACCGGCCCCGCCACCAACGGATCGTCCAGCCTCTGCGGCACCGCCACCGGCCTCACTCTCCGCGGCCCGCACGGCCTCTTCGGCGCCGCACTACCCGGCGCCCAGGTCACCTTCTGA
- a CDS encoding erythromycin esterase family protein has product MDHDIAHASALPFSTDSLDGLAARIATGATIVGIGGSTRFSREISSLQDQLFRRLVTRHGFRLLALQEHAGAVDRLDRYVRTGEGSAESALDASWRPWRTAETAAALRWIRAFNRDHPDDPVQIVGTKPAQAQHEDYDAVLGHVRALAPDRLPELTAHLEPIRTAHDLDEHVQRAQGVHPGRPFAEHARDALALLKSLPTAKGSEAVLARMRLIVDFHDQSVAGRGSFGGEDDAAADMLAGHQRRTGLRMVFWDGIAHTSAAPFRLGTVSDGTLMPSVGSELRARYGAGYVAVAIGFHHGDLGVVTIPEPPADFLDAELGRADTPAHWLDLRGEHDANGEHGEDAHRHWAGPAKMRVISGVYDPAQDADAYLRVASLTAAFDVLAHVHEARAAHWLERVQR; this is encoded by the coding sequence ATGGACCACGACATCGCCCACGCCTCCGCGCTCCCCTTCTCCACCGACTCCCTCGACGGACTCGCCGCCCGGATCGCCACCGGCGCCACGATCGTCGGCATCGGCGGGTCCACCCGCTTCTCCCGCGAAATCTCCAGCCTCCAGGACCAGCTGTTCCGCCGCCTGGTCACCCGGCACGGCTTCCGCCTCCTTGCGTTGCAGGAGCACGCCGGGGCCGTCGACCGCCTGGACCGCTACGTACGCACCGGCGAGGGCTCCGCCGAGAGCGCGCTCGACGCCTCGTGGCGCCCGTGGCGCACCGCGGAGACGGCCGCGGCGCTCCGCTGGATCCGGGCGTTCAACCGCGACCACCCGGACGACCCGGTCCAGATCGTCGGCACGAAGCCCGCGCAGGCGCAGCACGAGGACTACGACGCCGTGCTCGGCCACGTCCGCGCCCTCGCCCCGGACCGGCTGCCGGAGCTGACCGCGCACCTGGAGCCGATCAGGACCGCGCACGACCTCGACGAGCACGTCCAGCGGGCCCAAGGGGTCCACCCGGGACGCCCGTTCGCCGAGCACGCGCGGGATGCGCTCGCGCTGCTCAAGTCCCTGCCGACGGCGAAGGGGAGCGAGGCCGTGCTTGCGCGGATGCGTCTGATCGTGGACTTCCACGATCAGAGCGTCGCCGGGCGGGGTAGCTTCGGCGGCGAGGACGACGCGGCGGCCGACATGCTGGCCGGACACCAGCGTCGGACGGGCCTGCGCATGGTCTTCTGGGACGGCATCGCACACACCTCGGCGGCTCCGTTCCGCCTCGGGACGGTCTCCGACGGCACCCTGATGCCCAGCGTCGGCAGCGAGCTGCGCGCCCGCTACGGGGCGGGGTACGTCGCGGTGGCGATCGGCTTCCACCACGGGGACCTGGGGGTCGTCACCATCCCGGAGCCGCCTGCGGACTTCCTGGACGCCGAGCTCGGCCGGGCAGACACACCCGCGCACTGGCTGGATCTGCGCGGGGAGCACGACGCGAACGGGGAGCACGGGGAAGACGCACACCGCCACTGGGCAGGCCCGGCGAAGATGCGGGTCATCAGCGGGGTGTACGACCCGGCGCAGGACGCGGACGCCTATCTGCGCGTCGCCTCCCTCACCGCCGCGTTCGACGTGCTCGCCCACGTCCACGAGGCCCGTGCCGCGCACTGGCTGGAGCGCGTGCAGCGCTGA